One genomic window of Halococcus agarilyticus includes the following:
- a CDS encoding DUF2079 domain-containing protein produces MSTVDRLGETVGGFLPERGDPTWYVLGLSLALFVGFSVYLSLLYRSFWLTGADFGSYIHMFETTLDGSGFLEQGKYTVRGPDSSYWGGHFTATLLAFLPIYALVPSPYTLLVIKSALLAASVPMLWVLAREHLDSDRIAGLLTASYALNPFLWSAWLFDFQEQILLPLLLFAAYYTYSRQRYVAFLAFLTLSLFTNEFVTLLAAGFLVGLAVASYRGGRLRAEAWVFGAAAGILVVARAIASWAIGQYSETSGLPTDVIAAPLQAYVEGSRVGLGRLIEIVLANPTLIVDSIAVDVLDKATFLVLLLVPVLFVAAVDEVSLGALVPFLGFAWVFAGRDVYYTFGAHYPLYLLPFVYIGAVRVLAWLDLDATIDHDGARASARTVLSGLFALVLVANLVVGVGMAAQKDAMPTTNDHTETLQEGIEAVPANASLLTQNDVFPHVAARENATFTANRTLFYRYQRANEQPRPEYILLDTELETQGIEWAQPVRQIYLGQFGTTYGLEHYGDEVWVFRRGYNGSPTGLSGSYAVEPRTYEPNDFIPNDALTIDGQLVGTGGATGIYYWYGPGTMLPPGDYTATFLVNATSEDARPVADLEVAAGVTPRRIGNETVTNTDGLENVTVEFSLDRMQSNVEFRAVRAGGEGRLALENVTVASRAAVGDTGGVDANGSG; encoded by the coding sequence ATGAGCACCGTCGATCGACTCGGCGAGACCGTCGGCGGGTTCCTCCCCGAGCGTGGCGACCCGACGTGGTACGTGCTCGGGCTCTCGCTCGCGCTGTTCGTCGGCTTCTCGGTCTACCTCTCCCTGCTCTATCGGAGCTTCTGGCTGACCGGCGCGGACTTCGGGAGCTACATCCACATGTTCGAGACCACGCTCGACGGGAGCGGGTTCCTCGAACAGGGGAAGTACACCGTTCGCGGTCCCGACAGTTCGTACTGGGGCGGGCACTTCACCGCGACGCTGCTCGCCTTCCTCCCGATCTACGCCCTGGTTCCGTCGCCCTACACGCTGCTCGTCATCAAGTCCGCGCTGCTCGCGGCGAGCGTCCCGATGCTCTGGGTGCTCGCGCGCGAGCACCTCGATTCGGACCGGATCGCCGGACTCCTGACCGCCTCGTACGCGCTCAACCCCTTCCTCTGGTCGGCGTGGCTGTTCGACTTCCAGGAGCAGATCCTGCTGCCGCTCCTGCTGTTCGCCGCGTACTACACCTACTCCCGGCAACGCTACGTCGCCTTCCTCGCCTTCCTCACGCTCTCGCTGTTTACCAACGAGTTCGTGACGCTGCTGGCGGCGGGCTTTCTCGTGGGTCTCGCGGTCGCGTCCTACCGTGGCGGCCGACTCCGGGCGGAGGCGTGGGTGTTCGGCGCGGCGGCCGGGATCCTCGTGGTCGCGCGGGCGATCGCGAGCTGGGCGATCGGCCAGTACAGCGAGACCTCCGGGCTGCCGACCGACGTGATCGCGGCCCCGCTCCAGGCGTACGTCGAGGGGTCGCGGGTCGGTCTCGGCCGACTGATCGAGATCGTGCTCGCCAACCCAACCCTGATCGTCGACTCGATCGCGGTCGACGTGCTCGACAAGGCGACCTTCCTCGTCCTGCTGTTGGTTCCTGTTCTCTTCGTCGCGGCGGTCGACGAGGTCTCGCTCGGCGCGCTCGTGCCGTTCCTCGGGTTCGCGTGGGTGTTCGCCGGGCGTGACGTCTACTACACCTTCGGCGCGCACTACCCGCTGTACCTCCTGCCGTTCGTCTACATCGGCGCAGTGCGCGTGCTCGCGTGGCTCGATCTCGACGCCACGATCGACCACGACGGAGCCAGGGCGTCGGCGCGCACAGTGTTGTCGGGGCTGTTCGCGCTCGTGCTCGTCGCCAACCTCGTCGTCGGGGTGGGGATGGCCGCCCAGAAGGACGCGATGCCGACGACGAACGACCACACCGAGACGCTGCAGGAGGGAATCGAGGCGGTGCCGGCGAACGCCAGCCTGCTCACCCAGAACGACGTCTTCCCCCACGTCGCCGCGCGCGAGAACGCGACGTTCACCGCGAACCGCACGCTGTTCTACCGGTATCAGCGCGCGAACGAGCAGCCACGGCCCGAGTACATCCTGCTCGACACCGAGCTCGAAACCCAGGGGATCGAGTGGGCGCAACCCGTGCGCCAGATCTACCTCGGCCAGTTCGGCACGACCTACGGCCTCGAGCACTACGGCGACGAGGTCTGGGTGTTCAGACGCGGCTACAACGGCTCGCCGACGGGACTCTCTGGTTCGTACGCCGTCGAGCCGCGCACCTACGAGCCGAACGACTTCATCCCGAACGACGCGCTGACCATCGACGGGCAGCTCGTGGGGACGGGCGGTGCGACGGGGATCTACTACTGGTACGGCCCGGGCACGATGCTCCCGCCGGGCGACTACACCGCGACCTTCCTGGTCAACGCGACCAGCGAAGATGCACGCCCCGTCGCGGATCTCGAAGTCGCCGCGGGCGTCACGCCCCGCCGGATCGGCAACGAGACCGTGACGAACACCGACGGTCTCGAGAACGTGACGGTGGAGTTCTCGCTCGATCGGATGCAGTCGAACGTCGAGTTCCGCGCGGTCAGGGCCGGCGGCGAGGGACGGCTCGCGCTCGAAAACGTCACCGTCGCGTCGCGGGCCGCGGTCGGCGACACCGGCGGAGTCGACGCGAACGGGTCGGGCTGA
- a CDS encoding PQQ-dependent sugar dehydrogenase — MTRGPPTPSTPPTLSRRRFLQTATATTALGLSGVAGAQSTTTFELGGEISGWVGRSPDAIADETNPTLALTPGERYEITWTNVDGQGHNLVLVDGEGNVLERTEIMSEQGATQTLTFTATEEMAEYFCQPHQASMRGDLRVEGATTTTATPTPEEPSSERYMPRGPTVAIETVVEGGMTAPLALETPPGSDRRFVVDQVGQVYTLGDGGLEPFIDIGSRLVNFDNLPGEKQIDERGLLGLTFHPNYRENRKFYLHYSAPPRPGTPAGYTHTQVLSEFRATEDFSSGVPDSERTVLEIPSPFYTHNAGEILFGPDDGYLYMGMGNGGGDLAIEGNVDDWYGNRGGNGQDVTENLLGSILRIDVDSREDGKPYGIPDDNPLVGEEGLDEQFAWGFRNPWRMTFARGNLFVCDVGQFSYEEVSIVAKGKNYGWNVKEGTHCFASAERRSNGDTIIDDCPDRTPENVRGGEPLIPPVIEYPHSYEGEPVGNAVTGGTIYENATIPSLRGKFVFGDYTKGGAPGGSVFAATPPEEGQWPLEEVTFEGFEDGTLDSFVLGVYPDSRGELYVLTTDNIEVSGETGAVRKILPPEPETTTQSSTATPEQPPTATPTPTPTPTPTPTPTPTSTPTATPSPTPTSETPTTTAAATDTTSRDTTRETTTATNTGESEGWISRVDGPGFGVLATLTALGGVAAKLLSDRE; from the coding sequence GTGACGAGAGGACCGCCTACGCCCTCCACCCCTCCGACCCTGTCCCGGCGGCGGTTCCTGCAGACCGCCACGGCGACCACCGCACTCGGACTGAGCGGTGTCGCCGGAGCCCAGTCGACGACGACCTTCGAGCTCGGCGGGGAGATCTCGGGGTGGGTCGGTCGAAGCCCGGACGCGATCGCCGACGAAACGAACCCCACCCTCGCCCTCACGCCTGGCGAGCGCTACGAGATCACGTGGACCAACGTCGACGGACAGGGCCACAACCTCGTGCTGGTCGACGGCGAGGGGAACGTCCTCGAACGCACCGAGATCATGTCCGAACAGGGCGCGACCCAGACGCTCACCTTCACCGCGACCGAGGAGATGGCGGAGTATTTCTGTCAACCCCATCAGGCCTCGATGCGCGGCGATCTTCGGGTCGAGGGAGCGACGACCACCACAGCGACCCCGACACCGGAGGAGCCCTCGTCCGAGCGATACATGCCACGAGGGCCGACGGTCGCGATCGAAACCGTCGTCGAGGGCGGGATGACCGCCCCGCTCGCGCTCGAAACCCCGCCCGGCAGCGATCGCCGGTTCGTGGTCGATCAGGTCGGCCAGGTCTACACGCTCGGTGACGGCGGTCTGGAGCCGTTCATCGACATCGGGAGCCGGCTCGTGAACTTCGACAACCTGCCGGGCGAAAAGCAGATCGACGAGCGCGGGCTGCTCGGCCTGACCTTCCACCCGAACTATCGGGAAAACCGGAAGTTCTACCTCCACTACAGCGCGCCGCCGCGGCCGGGAACGCCCGCCGGCTACACCCACACCCAGGTGCTTTCCGAGTTCCGCGCGACCGAGGACTTCTCGTCGGGGGTTCCTGACTCCGAGCGCACGGTCCTGGAGATCCCGTCGCCGTTCTATACCCACAACGCGGGCGAGATCCTGTTCGGTCCCGACGACGGCTACCTCTACATGGGGATGGGCAACGGTGGCGGCGATCTCGCGATCGAGGGCAACGTCGACGACTGGTACGGGAATCGCGGTGGCAACGGCCAGGACGTCACCGAGAACCTCCTCGGATCGATCCTCCGGATCGACGTCGACAGCCGGGAGGACGGCAAACCCTACGGGATCCCCGACGACAACCCGCTGGTGGGCGAGGAGGGCCTCGACGAGCAGTTCGCGTGGGGCTTTCGCAACCCGTGGCGGATGACGTTCGCCAGGGGGAACCTGTTCGTGTGTGACGTCGGCCAGTTCAGCTACGAGGAGGTGAGCATCGTCGCGAAGGGGAAGAACTACGGCTGGAACGTCAAGGAGGGCACCCACTGCTTCGCCAGCGCGGAGCGCCGGTCGAACGGCGACACCATCATCGACGACTGTCCGGATCGGACCCCCGAGAACGTTCGCGGCGGCGAACCGCTCATCCCGCCGGTCATCGAGTACCCCCACAGTTACGAGGGTGAACCCGTGGGCAACGCGGTCACCGGTGGCACGATCTACGAGAACGCGACGATCCCCAGCCTCCGCGGGAAGTTCGTCTTCGGCGACTACACCAAGGGTGGTGCGCCGGGCGGCTCGGTGTTCGCCGCCACCCCGCCCGAAGAGGGTCAGTGGCCCCTCGAAGAGGTCACCTTCGAGGGGTTCGAGGACGGCACTCTCGACTCGTTCGTGCTCGGCGTCTATCCCGATTCGCGCGGCGAGCTCTACGTCCTGACGACCGACAACATCGAGGTCAGCGGCGAGACCGGCGCGGTCCGGAAGATCCTGCCCCCCGAACCCGAGACGACGACCCAATCCTCCACCGCGACGCCGGAGCAGCCACCCACCGCGACGCCGACCCCGACACCCACGCCGACACCTACTCCGACGCCGACACCGACATCCACACCGACGGCGACGCCGTCACCGACGCCGACGAGCGAAACACCGACCACGACCGCCGCGGCCACCGACACGACGTCCCGCGACACGACACGCGAGACCACGACGGCCACCAACACCGGCGAGAGCGAGGGGTGGATCAGTCGGGTCGACGGCCCGGGATTCGGCGTGCTCGCGACGCTCACGGCGCTCGGGGGCGTCGCCGCGAAGCTGCTGTCCGACCGCGAGTGA
- a CDS encoding helix-turn-helix domain-containing protein, whose product MGEGTPTADTRPTAAAEADATTARIAVTAAGFALGTLFERAPDARVDLEPAIAAPDDRVLLVIRTDATSQSEVAAALRADPSVTAVEYLADRGDGWVFGVAWDGQPRRFLARVRAEDATILSARGGGGTWTLQLLLPDRDALTRAYEAIVDCECGTELERIGTYGGGRGDRFDLTDEQREALVAAFEAGYYEVPREVTAADLADRLGISHQALSERFRRAYGQIVGGTVVDGRGSGPE is encoded by the coding sequence ATGGGTGAGGGCACGCCGACGGCCGACACGCGGCCGACCGCTGCAGCCGAAGCCGACGCGACCACCGCGCGGATCGCGGTCACGGCCGCAGGGTTCGCGCTCGGAACGCTGTTCGAGCGCGCCCCGGACGCCCGTGTCGACCTCGAACCCGCGATCGCGGCCCCGGACGATCGCGTGCTGCTCGTGATCCGGACCGACGCGACCAGCCAGAGCGAGGTCGCCGCCGCGCTCCGCGCGGACCCGTCGGTCACGGCGGTCGAGTATCTCGCCGACCGTGGCGACGGGTGGGTGTTCGGGGTCGCGTGGGACGGCCAGCCGCGCCGGTTCCTCGCACGCGTGCGCGCCGAGGACGCCACGATCCTGTCGGCACGGGGTGGGGGCGGCACGTGGACGCTTCAGCTGTTGCTCCCCGATCGCGACGCGCTCACGCGGGCGTACGAGGCGATCGTGGACTGCGAGTGTGGCACCGAACTCGAACGCATCGGCACGTACGGCGGCGGCCGTGGCGACCGGTTCGACCTGACCGACGAGCAGCGCGAGGCGCTGGTCGCGGCGTTCGAGGCGGGCTACTACGAGGTGCCGCGCGAGGTCACGGCAGCCGACCTCGCCGACCGGCTCGGCATCTCGCATCAGGCGCTTTCCGAGCGGTTCCGGCGGGCGTACGGCCAGATCGTCGGCGGCACGGTCGTCGACGGCCGCGGGTCGGGGCCCGAGTGA
- a CDS encoding DUF7563 family protein, whose translation MPECKNCGGFVTAQYVRVFAPNGMENARVCPNCEDKLRDGNGVRGARSPRHADG comes from the coding sequence ATGCCGGAGTGCAAGAACTGCGGCGGGTTCGTGACTGCACAGTACGTGCGCGTGTTCGCCCCGAACGGGATGGAGAACGCGCGCGTCTGTCCGAACTGCGAGGACAAGCTGCGCGACGGGAACGGGGTCCGCGGCGCACGCTCGCCGCGTCACGCCGATGGGTGA
- a CDS encoding HPP family protein gives MFDGVRASLAAACSRARRLERREVHEFRRWIESTQNLVHLSVLLFVPLLIAGVTAISNLSAELTFLLFPPLASGAYLLFAHPTGRYSSPYRFVAGLTLGALCGWLALQLSAAFLYHGPPSQHRVHAAGAALAMFLTGATTWGFDIEEPAAYSTALLALVGDAAGFAYVVSIAASSALVAGAFVLWHRAFYADRARYLYQSTKGDDHVLVPMRGEHPDATAMLGARLAAAHDAGKVVLLDIVDADDGDTTRRTTADGGDGESLATDGGATGTTDETAADEIATSLEDRAATIETTVGVPCEVAVVDSGAESLAAAVLRTAREANCDLIATPYEESDGTAAPYIRSLFRTDMDVLVHRSADGRTDWGRALVPVRSVSDVAHSMLEFACRLAGSAGETAVCHCIDSPAERRRAERMLADLVETFPGGIETRVPQASIGSFLETVAPQYDLVLVGASTDRSSVSRLLSPATFERLPDIDCDLAIVDRRSRPLSRE, from the coding sequence ATGTTCGACGGCGTGCGTGCGTCCCTCGCCGCCGCGTGCTCGCGCGCCAGGCGGCTCGAACGCAGGGAGGTCCACGAGTTCCGGCGCTGGATCGAGAGCACGCAGAACCTCGTCCACCTCTCGGTGCTGCTGTTCGTCCCGTTGCTGATCGCCGGGGTGACGGCCATCTCGAACCTCTCGGCCGAGCTGACCTTCCTGCTGTTCCCGCCGCTCGCCTCCGGGGCGTACCTGCTCTTTGCCCACCCGACGGGCCGGTACTCCTCGCCGTATCGGTTCGTCGCCGGGCTGACCCTCGGCGCGCTGTGTGGCTGGCTCGCGCTCCAGCTCTCGGCGGCGTTCCTGTACCACGGCCCGCCGAGCCAGCACCGGGTTCACGCCGCTGGCGCGGCGCTCGCGATGTTCCTCACCGGCGCGACGACGTGGGGGTTCGACATCGAGGAGCCCGCGGCGTACTCGACCGCGCTGCTCGCGCTCGTCGGCGACGCCGCCGGTTTCGCGTACGTGGTCTCGATCGCCGCGTCGAGCGCGCTGGTCGCGGGCGCGTTCGTGCTCTGGCACCGTGCGTTCTACGCCGACCGCGCCCGGTATCTCTACCAGTCGACCAAGGGTGACGACCACGTGCTCGTGCCGATGCGCGGCGAGCATCCCGACGCGACCGCCATGCTCGGCGCGCGGCTCGCTGCCGCCCACGACGCCGGCAAGGTCGTGCTCCTCGACATCGTGGACGCGGACGACGGCGACACGACACGGCGGACGACCGCCGACGGCGGCGATGGGGAGTCGCTCGCGACGGACGGCGGCGCGACGGGGACGACCGACGAGACAGCGGCCGACGAGATCGCCACGAGCCTCGAAGACCGTGCCGCCACGATCGAGACGACCGTCGGCGTCCCCTGCGAGGTCGCGGTCGTCGACAGCGGAGCGGAGTCGCTCGCGGCGGCGGTGCTCCGGACCGCCCGCGAGGCCAACTGCGACCTGATCGCGACACCTTACGAGGAATCGGACGGAACTGCCGCGCCGTACATCCGGTCGCTATTTCGAACGGACATGGACGTGCTCGTCCACCGCTCGGCAGACGGCCGCACCGACTGGGGGCGCGCCCTCGTGCCGGTGCGGAGCGTGAGCGACGTGGCCCACAGCATGCTGGAGTTCGCCTGCCGGCTCGCGGGCTCGGCCGGGGAGACCGCGGTCTGTCACTGCATCGACTCGCCGGCGGAGCGTCGGCGGGCCGAGCGGATGCTCGCCGACCTCGTCGAGACGTTCCCCGGCGGGATCGAGACTCGCGTTCCCCAGGCCTCCATCGGGTCGTTCCTCGAAACCGTCGCGCCGCAGTACGACCTCGTCCTCGTCGGCGCGAGCACCGACCGGAGCAGCGTCTCGCGACTGCTCTCGCCCGCCACGTTCGAGCGCCTGCCCGACATCGACTGTGACCTCGCTATCGTCGATCGACGGTCCCGGCCGCTGTCGCGCGAGTGA
- a CDS encoding toxin-antitoxin system TumE family protein, with protein sequence MSGRDEDDATPLFEDARTTANGNVVSVTIYDARAWDRFPSDSKYSMHYGTTAGEIIVRYDNHHADTKGHERHDGETTESIAFPGYEALLKRFYTEVTQHEPGFELPTGIELDSADGADSPG encoded by the coding sequence ATGAGTGGGCGTGACGAGGACGACGCGACCCCGCTCTTCGAGGACGCTCGGACGACGGCGAACGGAAACGTCGTCTCGGTCACGATCTACGACGCACGGGCGTGGGATCGCTTTCCGAGCGATAGCAAGTACAGTATGCACTACGGGACGACGGCCGGCGAAATCATCGTTCGGTACGACAACCACCACGCAGACACGAAAGGCCACGAGCGTCACGACGGGGAAACGACCGAATCGATCGCGTTTCCCGGCTACGAAGCGCTCCTCAAGCGGTTCTACACCGAGGTGACACAGCATGAACCAGGATTCGAACTCCCGACCGGAATCGAACTCGACAGCGCCGACGGTGCTGACAGTCCGGGTTGA
- a CDS encoding HVO_A0114 family putative DNA-binding protein: MNQDSNSRPESNSTAPTVLTVRVEPDERFVDRSIAAVRALDRGERPDEYHGVSLRDADELGRLLSANNVELLRTIAREEPDSIRELCRLVDRDIRQVSDNLAELEALGIVELQQDGRAKRPRFEYDEIDIRVPIGDDAETDPAPA, translated from the coding sequence ATGAACCAGGATTCGAACTCCCGACCGGAATCGAACTCGACAGCGCCGACGGTGCTGACAGTCCGGGTTGAACCCGACGAGCGGTTCGTCGACCGATCGATCGCTGCCGTGCGAGCACTCGATCGGGGCGAACGACCCGACGAGTATCACGGCGTGAGTCTCCGCGACGCCGACGAGCTGGGCCGGCTGCTCAGCGCGAACAACGTCGAACTCCTCCGGACCATCGCCCGCGAGGAGCCCGACAGCATCCGCGAGCTCTGTCGGCTCGTCGACCGCGATATCAGGCAGGTCAGCGACAACCTCGCCGAACTCGAGGCATTGGGAATCGTCGAACTCCAGCAGGACGGACGGGCGAAGCGCCCGCGCTTCGAGTACGACGAGATCGATATCCGAGTGCCGATCGGGGACGACGCTGAAACCGATCCAGCGCCGGCGTAG
- a CDS encoding class I SAM-dependent methyltransferase — MQIPCVRVAREDGERTRERLAERDLLDHDHEITVVDGWLYAPVVDPDAVPEKYTIEERDVPTRETQTMPADLLGFDPSYERLGDIVLLREDDHERARRIADAVMDSSIPVKTVLNRASKIEGEFRTREWDVLAGESTETIHREYGCAFALDVAEVYFSPRLATERHRVIQQAAADERIVDMFAGVGPFAIPFAGRGADVIAVDRNPVAIEYLRENARRNDVAERIEAIEGDVREVATGIEGGADRIVMNLPHSADAFLDTAIDLAGEECVLHYYDIQHEDDPYGPGERAIRVAAEGYEVSVETKHTVRSYAPHELNVCLDVRLRA; from the coding sequence ATGCAGATACCGTGTGTCCGCGTCGCGCGCGAGGACGGCGAGCGGACGCGCGAGCGCCTCGCGGAGCGAGACCTCCTCGATCACGACCACGAGATCACCGTCGTGGACGGCTGGCTCTACGCCCCCGTCGTCGATCCCGACGCGGTGCCGGAGAAGTACACGATCGAGGAGCGCGACGTGCCCACCCGCGAGACCCAGACGATGCCCGCCGACCTGCTCGGGTTCGATCCGAGTTACGAGCGCCTCGGCGACATCGTGCTGCTCCGAGAAGACGATCACGAGCGCGCGCGGCGGATCGCCGACGCGGTGATGGACTCCTCGATCCCGGTGAAAACGGTGCTGAATCGCGCCTCGAAGATCGAGGGCGAGTTTCGAACCCGCGAGTGGGACGTGCTCGCTGGCGAGAGCACCGAAACCATCCACCGCGAGTACGGTTGTGCGTTCGCGCTCGACGTTGCGGAGGTGTATTTCTCGCCCCGGCTCGCGACCGAGCGCCACCGTGTGATCCAGCAGGCGGCGGCCGACGAGCGGATCGTCGACATGTTCGCCGGCGTCGGCCCGTTCGCGATCCCGTTCGCGGGACGCGGCGCGGACGTGATCGCGGTCGATCGCAACCCGGTGGCGATCGAGTACCTCCGCGAGAACGCCAGGCGGAACGACGTCGCCGAGCGAATCGAGGCGATCGAGGGCGACGTCCGCGAGGTCGCAACGGGGATCGAGGGTGGAGCCGACCGCATCGTGATGAACCTGCCCCACAGCGCCGACGCGTTCCTCGATACGGCGATCGACCTCGCTGGCGAGGAGTGTGTCCTCCACTACTACGACATCCAGCACGAGGACGATCCCTACGGACCGGGCGAGCGCGCGATCCGGGTGGCCGCCGAGGGCTACGAGGTGTCGGTCGAGACCAAGCATACGGTCCGATCGTACGCACCCCACGAACTGAACGTCTGTCTCGACGTTCGACTTCGGGCGTGA
- a CDS encoding SDR family NAD(P)-dependent oxidoreductase, with product MDTDLAGRTALVTGAGRGNGHRTALSLAEHGASVVVNDVDEDVAEATATEIREAGGESVAVAADVSDEAAVEAMVEHASAEFGTVDVLVNNAGVGTAGPFLDADYDDAFELNLDVHLRGSLNCLRHTVDGMVEAGYGKVVNVTSIHTKNGVGMSPQYDIGKYSLLGLTKSLALELGREGVRVNAVAPGWADTRMTDEFSDAVTEQILDNNPLGRFAEPEEIADAITFLASPASDYVNGHELRVDGGQVPIDSWRLDDR from the coding sequence ATGGACACCGACCTCGCAGGACGGACGGCGCTCGTCACGGGTGCCGGCCGGGGTAACGGCCACCGAACCGCGCTCTCGCTCGCCGAGCACGGCGCGAGCGTCGTCGTGAACGACGTGGACGAGGACGTGGCGGAGGCGACCGCCACCGAGATCCGCGAGGCGGGCGGCGAAAGCGTCGCGGTCGCCGCCGACGTGAGCGACGAAGCCGCCGTCGAGGCGATGGTCGAGCACGCGAGCGCGGAGTTCGGCACCGTCGATGTCCTCGTCAACAACGCGGGCGTCGGCACCGCGGGGCCGTTCCTCGACGCTGACTACGACGACGCCTTCGAGTTGAATCTCGACGTCCACCTCCGGGGATCGCTCAACTGCCTGCGCCACACCGTCGATGGGATGGTCGAGGCGGGCTACGGCAAGGTCGTCAACGTCACTTCGATCCACACGAAAAACGGCGTCGGGATGTCACCGCAGTACGATATCGGGAAGTACAGCCTGCTCGGGCTCACGAAGAGCCTCGCGCTCGAGCTCGGTCGCGAGGGCGTGCGGGTCAACGCCGTCGCGCCCGGCTGGGCCGACACCCGGATGACCGACGAGTTCTCCGACGCGGTGACCGAGCAGATCCTCGACAACAACCCGCTCGGCCGGTTCGCGGAGCCCGAAGAGATCGCCGACGCGATCACCTTTCTCGCTTCGCCCGCCAGCGACTACGTGAACGGCCACGAGCTTCGGGTCGACGGCGGCCAGGTCCCGATCGACAGCTGGCGGCTCGACGACCGGTAG
- the dph5 gene encoding diphthine synthase — MLTFVGLGLYDERSITVEGRDALRDADRVFAEFYTSKLAGTTVESLEAYHDTEIEVRDRTGVEQEPEPVLDAAEDGATAFVVAGDPMISTTHTDLRLRAHERGIATRVIHGTTAQAAASSLTGLQNYRFGKATTIPFAYGDGDIPQSVLDTIDANRERGLHTLCYLDIKAAEERYMTASTAAERLAPDLDDPLGVVVARAGSPDPVVTADRLSVLAERSFGEPLHLLVIPGDLHHVERDALVGLADAPENLM; from the coding sequence ATGCTCACCTTCGTCGGACTCGGCCTCTACGACGAGCGCTCGATCACGGTCGAGGGCCGGGACGCGCTCCGCGACGCCGACCGTGTCTTCGCCGAGTTCTACACCAGCAAACTCGCCGGGACCACAGTCGAGAGTCTCGAAGCCTACCACGACACCGAGATCGAGGTTCGCGACCGGACGGGCGTCGAGCAGGAGCCCGAACCGGTCCTCGATGCAGCCGAGGACGGCGCGACGGCGTTCGTGGTCGCCGGCGACCCCATGATATCGACCACCCACACCGATCTCCGTCTTCGTGCCCACGAGCGCGGGATCGCGACCCGCGTGATCCACGGCACGACCGCCCAGGCCGCCGCGAGCTCCCTGACGGGACTCCAGAACTACCGCTTCGGCAAGGCGACCACGATCCCGTTCGCCTACGGCGACGGCGATATCCCTCAGAGCGTGCTCGACACCATCGACGCGAACCGCGAGCGCGGCCTCCACACGCTCTGCTATCTCGACATCAAGGCCGCCGAGGAGCGCTACATGACCGCGAGCACCGCCGCCGAGCGGCTCGCTCCAGACCTCGACGATCCGCTCGGGGTCGTCGTCGCCCGCGCGGGGAGTCCCGATCCGGTCGTGACCGCGGATCGGCTCTCGGTGCTCGCCGAGCGTTCGTTCGGCGAGCCGCTCCACCTGCTCGTGATTCCCGGCGATCTCCACCACGTCGAGCGCGACGCGCTGGTGGGGCTTGCCGATGCGCCCGAAAACCTGATGTAG